A DNA window from Paenibacillus sp. HWE-109 contains the following coding sequences:
- a CDS encoding replication initiation protein, protein MKVAVSMDKVMLEFEGVRLSDYLPWSIRLTTQYRTKHIRYKKLYCYQMHVRLDKGVYLHVFFKNFREVASYKGYTLRIETHPEHYAKLTDLLEPIWNAAEQVYFVSGDVAFDVPQVLDNVLIIANHARRRIRLYKDTRYFGLPHQRKLHAYCRAYNKRQQLLTQGIDLGYDLTRIEMVYKPSMKIPLNDLVVHPPEFNKYYFAKVLTDMGALTAKERDRVNKLQTGEERYTLHVRNRIKESLVSQYELNFNQLASEHWATIVNENKLIG, encoded by the coding sequence ATGAAAGTTGCAGTTTCAATGGACAAGGTCATGCTAGAGTTTGAGGGGGTTCGGCTGTCAGACTATTTACCTTGGAGCATACGGTTAACGACACAGTACAGGACTAAGCACATTAGGTATAAGAAGCTATATTGCTACCAAATGCACGTTAGACTGGACAAGGGTGTTTACCTGCATGTGTTTTTTAAGAACTTTAGAGAGGTAGCCAGCTATAAGGGGTATACGCTGCGGATTGAAACTCATCCCGAACATTATGCCAAGTTAACGGATTTACTAGAACCTATATGGAACGCGGCAGAGCAAGTGTATTTTGTTAGCGGCGATGTTGCTTTTGATGTGCCGCAAGTATTGGACAATGTACTTATCATTGCGAATCATGCGCGGCGGAGAATTAGACTGTATAAAGATACGCGGTATTTTGGCTTACCCCATCAGCGCAAATTACATGCCTATTGCCGAGCTTATAATAAACGGCAACAGCTGCTAACCCAAGGAATTGATTTAGGATATGATCTAACCCGAATTGAAATGGTGTATAAGCCAAGTATGAAAATACCGTTGAACGATTTGGTGGTGCACCCGCCTGAGTTTAACAAATATTACTTTGCCAAGGTACTTACCGACATGGGTGCATTAACCGCTAAAGAACGCGATCGGGTAAACAAATTACAAACTGGGGAAGAGCGATATACCCTACATGTAAGAAATAGAATAAAAGAATCACTTGTTAGCCAGTATGAGTTGAATTTTAACCAGCTAGCAAGTGAACATTGGGCAACAATAGTAAACGAAAACAAGTTAATTGGATAA
- a CDS encoding helix-turn-helix domain-containing protein yields the protein MLTIRVRLRDVLHSKQISQRQLAELTGFRPATINSLCRDNVSRIYLHTLATICNVLQVEIGEVLVIEQSNG from the coding sequence ATGCTTACCATACGTGTTCGCTTGCGCGATGTACTACATTCTAAGCAAATATCGCAACGACAACTAGCTGAATTAACAGGCTTTCGACCCGCCACTATTAATTCGCTATGCCGCGATAATGTTAGCCGCATTTACTTGCACACACTAGCTACTATTTGTAACGTGCTACAAGTTGAAATAGGGGAAGTATTGGTTATTGAACAATCCAACGGTTAA
- a CDS encoding recombinase family protein, translated as MGKKVVGYVRVSTMGQVKDGYSLTYQVEEIRQYCEQNYLELVHIYEDRGISGAKVDEDGLTVEREGLQTMLADLKHDPINYVVVLNTSRLWRSDMAKVLVHRDLKRYKVDVRAIEQPNYSIFAHDPNDFLVNGMLELLDQYQRLEITCKLSRGRRKKAEQGGYAGGGIAYGYTMHKGSKAPEVNENQAITVKRVFELRQQYPTWSLTQLAAELNADGYTTKQCKPFSKVQVKRILDRESLYKGMVKYGNVVALGQHQAII; from the coding sequence ATGGGAAAGAAAGTGGTTGGTTATGTGCGTGTCAGCACCATGGGACAGGTAAAGGATGGGTACAGCTTAACGTACCAAGTCGAGGAAATACGGCAATATTGCGAACAGAACTACCTTGAACTGGTACACATTTATGAGGATCGCGGCATTAGCGGGGCTAAAGTAGATGAGGATGGTTTAACTGTTGAACGTGAAGGACTGCAAACGATGTTGGCAGACTTAAAACACGACCCAATCAATTACGTTGTTGTACTGAATACCTCCCGGTTATGGCGTTCCGATATGGCTAAAGTGTTGGTACATCGGGATTTAAAGCGTTACAAAGTGGATGTACGGGCAATTGAACAGCCCAATTACAGCATATTTGCACATGACCCCAATGATTTTTTGGTAAACGGCATGTTGGAGCTGCTAGATCAGTACCAACGACTAGAGATAACATGCAAGTTAAGTCGAGGGAGGAGGAAGAAAGCGGAGCAGGGTGGTTATGCTGGCGGTGGTATTGCCTACGGTTACACCATGCATAAGGGGAGTAAGGCGCCGGAGGTTAACGAGAACCAAGCTATTACGGTTAAAAGGGTATTTGAATTACGGCAACAATACCCAACATGGTCACTTACACAACTAGCAGCAGAACTTAACGCAGACGGTTATACCACAAAGCAGTGCAAACCGTTTAGCAAAGTACAGGTAAAACGGATTTTAGACCGCGAGAGCCTATATAAAGGCATGGTGAAATACGGCAATGTTGTAGCTTTAGGACAGCACCAAGCGATTATTTGA
- a CDS encoding IS110 family transposase, whose amino-acid sequence MKEQLKYLFIGVDLHKQHHTAVIINFWNEKLGEIRIGNKPTAFPELLIEVKKHMKRGMTPIYGLEDTGGYGRALAVFLKENKQVVKEVNPALANNRRKSHAIIEKSDSWDAECVARVLKDELHHLPDANPMDIYWAISQLVTTRRGLVKDLYSHVRKLHQQLGYHYPSYGKFFSEIDGKTALAFWENFPAPHHLREFNNEQLAKFLRTYSNNGLSTKKAAEILRHIQGDGETHREFQERRDFIVQSMVRTISFNKEEIARVDGQLQDVMGRLNLKLESMTGIDHVTAAYFTAEIGSVNRFASADKMARFAGIAPIIVGSGNTHKIRKNKLGDRDLHDLFEQLAVRQIAVTRGKKEPRNPYFYNYYQERLAAGKTKKQAIICIMRKLVNIIYRMMKEGTEYKAPTLPIKVAG is encoded by the coding sequence TTGAAGGAGCAGCTAAAGTATTTGTTCATTGGCGTAGACTTGCATAAGCAGCACCATACGGCTGTCATTATTAACTTTTGGAATGAGAAGTTAGGGGAAATCCGAATTGGCAACAAACCTACCGCCTTTCCCGAACTGCTTATTGAGGTAAAGAAGCATATGAAAAGAGGGATGACCCCTATCTATGGATTGGAAGATACAGGGGGGTATGGACGAGCACTAGCGGTGTTTTTGAAGGAAAACAAGCAAGTTGTAAAAGAAGTAAACCCCGCTTTAGCCAATAACCGCCGAAAAAGCCATGCCATCATTGAGAAGTCGGATAGCTGGGACGCGGAGTGTGTAGCCAGAGTGCTGAAGGACGAACTGCACCACCTGCCCGATGCCAATCCCATGGATATTTACTGGGCAATTAGCCAGCTTGTTACGACAAGGCGGGGACTGGTAAAGGACTTGTACTCTCATGTTAGGAAGCTGCACCAACAGCTAGGGTACCACTATCCAAGCTACGGCAAGTTTTTTTCCGAGATTGATGGGAAAACGGCACTGGCCTTTTGGGAGAACTTCCCCGCCCCGCACCATTTGAGGGAGTTCAATAACGAGCAACTGGCTAAGTTTTTACGAACATACAGTAATAACGGACTTTCTACGAAGAAGGCGGCTGAAATCCTGCGACATATCCAAGGGGACGGGGAAACGCATAGGGAGTTCCAAGAAAGGCGGGATTTTATTGTGCAAAGTATGGTTCGTACGATCAGTTTCAACAAAGAGGAGATTGCACGCGTAGATGGACAGTTGCAAGATGTTATGGGGCGGCTTAACTTAAAACTTGAGTCTATGACGGGAATAGACCATGTAACGGCGGCTTATTTTACCGCTGAAATCGGTAGTGTTAACCGTTTTGCAAGTGCTGACAAAATGGCTAGGTTTGCAGGTATTGCCCCTATCATAGTGGGTTCGGGAAACACGCATAAAATCCGGAAAAACAAGCTTGGAGATCGGGATTTACATGACCTATTCGAGCAGTTAGCGGTAAGGCAAATTGCTGTCACAAGGGGCAAAAAGGAGCCACGTAACCCGTACTTCTACAACTACTATCAAGAGCGGTTAGCAGCTGGTAAGACGAAGAAACAGGCTATCATATGCATCATGCGTAAGCTAGTCAACATTATTTATCGTATGATGAAGGAAGGCACAGAATACAAGGCACCTACTCTCCCGATAAAGGTGGCGGGGTGA